From a region of the Janthinobacterium sp. 61 genome:
- a CDS encoding phage tail protein has translation MADVYVGQIMMSGFAFAPRGFALCNGQILPIQQNQALFSLLGTTYGGNGTTTFGLPNLQGTVPIHAGPSVDATWQPSNYPLGTRAGVETVNLTVTQIPVHLHTATALSTAATLKNPSNALFGDSGTAAIYGSASGARVTLASQTLGTTGGNLPHPNMQPFRVINFSIALNGIYPSRN, from the coding sequence ATGGCTGATGTTTATGTTGGACAAATAATGATGAGCGGATTCGCATTTGCACCGCGCGGTTTTGCACTCTGTAACGGGCAAATTCTGCCTATTCAGCAAAATCAAGCCCTGTTTTCACTGCTGGGGACTACCTACGGCGGCAATGGCACAACGACATTTGGATTGCCTAATTTACAAGGAACTGTGCCCATCCATGCGGGTCCATCGGTCGATGCAACATGGCAACCCAGCAACTATCCCTTAGGTACCCGCGCCGGCGTAGAAACTGTCAACTTGACAGTGACTCAGATTCCCGTGCATTTACATACCGCCACTGCCTTGAGCACGGCAGCGACCTTGAAGAATCCCAGCAACGCGCTATTTGGCGATAGTGGCACGGCAGCCATTTATGGCAGTGCATCGGGCGCCAGGGTGACGCTGGCGAGCCAGACTCTGGGCACGACGGGCGGCAACCTGCCGCATCCGAACATGCAGCCATTCCGTGTCATCAATTTCTCCATCGCCTTGAACGGCATCTACCCTAGCCGCAATTAA
- a CDS encoding phage tail protein, giving the protein MSTPYIGEIRLFAFPRIPNGWLACDGSSVSIADNETLFTLLGTTFGGDGVSTFGVPDLRGQVPVHQGTGPQLTTRVLGQNGGTEQVTLLATQLPQHTHEFNVSSALATASAPASSLLLAAPANNDKMYTSSLAGLTSYPLSQAAITYTGGNQPHDNTMPTLTASFCIAAFGIYPSQQ; this is encoded by the coding sequence ATGAGCACACCTTATATAGGCGAGATCCGCCTGTTTGCCTTTCCCCGTATTCCCAATGGCTGGCTGGCCTGCGATGGCAGCTCGGTATCGATTGCCGACAATGAAACCTTGTTCACCTTGCTGGGGACCACCTTTGGCGGCGATGGCGTCAGCACTTTCGGCGTGCCTGACCTGCGCGGCCAGGTTCCTGTGCACCAGGGCACGGGACCACAATTGACGACACGGGTACTGGGCCAGAATGGCGGTACCGAGCAAGTGACTCTGCTGGCGACCCAATTGCCGCAGCATACGCATGAATTCAATGTGAGTAGTGCACTGGCCACTGCCTCTGCACCGGCAAGTAGCCTGCTGCTGGCAGCTCCGGCCAATAACGACAAGATGTACACCAGCAGCCTGGCTGGCCTCACCTCGTATCCACTATCGCAGGCCGCAATCACTTATACGGGCGGCAATCAGCCGCACGACAATACGATGCCAACCCTGACCGCATCATTTTGTATCGCTGCGTTCGGCATTTATCCATCCCAGCAGTAA
- a CDS encoding phage tail protein encodes MTSPFLGEIQVFGFNYAPAGWASCNGATLQIRQYTALFSLIGTQYGGDGVTTFQLPNFTGRAPCGQGQGPALTARTIGDTFGSESVQLDVTQIPGHTHQLTVARQPNTSLQHNVPLTNDGLITIGSVNTFLPAAAPSTTFAAEAISPAGGNQAHENRQPLLALNFCIALQGEFPAFG; translated from the coding sequence GTGACATCACCATTCCTCGGCGAGATACAAGTCTTTGGCTTCAATTATGCCCCGGCTGGCTGGGCCAGCTGTAATGGCGCCACCCTGCAGATACGTCAATACACCGCCCTGTTCTCATTGATCGGCACGCAATATGGTGGAGATGGAGTAACAACCTTCCAATTGCCCAACTTCACGGGACGCGCGCCCTGCGGCCAGGGTCAGGGGCCAGCCCTGACAGCACGCACCATAGGCGACACATTCGGCAGCGAAAGCGTGCAACTCGATGTGACGCAAATTCCCGGCCACACCCATCAGCTCACTGTTGCGCGTCAACCGAATACGAGCTTGCAACACAATGTTCCATTGACTAATGACGGTTTGATTACCATCGGTAGCGTGAATACTTTCTTGCCGGCGGCAGCCCCTTCCACCACGTTTGCTGCCGAGGCGATCTCTCCCGCGGGAGGCAACCAGGCACACGAAAATCGTCAGCCGCTGCTGGCATTGAACTTCTGTATCGCCTTGCAAGGTGAATTTCCTGCATTTGGCTAA
- a CDS encoding S9 family peptidase: MGDPATEEGKALLMERSPLNFAQNIQRPLLIGQWANAPRVNVAESDQIVAAMAAKNIPVTYVLFPDEGHGFARPVNNIAFNAVTENFQGLCLACRAEPIGATLKASTAQVRHGAEFAPGLLEAMR; encoded by the coding sequence ATGGGCGACCCGGCCACGGAAGAAGGCAAGGCGCTGCTGATGGAACGCTCGCCGTTGAACTTTGCGCAGAATATCCAGCGACCGCTGCTGATCGGCCAGTGGGCGAACGCCCCCCGCGTCAACGTGGCCGAATCGGACCAGATCGTGGCAGCCATGGCGGCGAAGAATATCCCCGTCACGTACGTGCTATTTCCCGACGAAGGCCACGGCTTTGCCCGGCCCGTGAACAACATCGCTTTCAATGCGGTGACGGAAAACTTCCAGGGCCTATGCCTGGCTTGCCGCGCGGAACCGATCGGCGCCACGCTGAAGGCATCCACCGCGCAGGTCAGGCACGGCGCCGAATTTGCGCCGGGTTTGCTGGAAGCGATGCGCTAG
- a CDS encoding S9 family peptidase, translating to MWHRAFHKVRTAQQRGYAVLPVNYRGATGFGTQFISAGDLQWGRTMHDDLLDAVQWAVTSDVTSADKAAIMGGSHGGYATLAGMAFTPTTFACGVDIVGPSNLFTLLKPSRLTGKRASSSFTSAWATRPRKKARRC from the coding sequence ATGTGGCATCGAGCCTTCCACAAGGTGCGAACTGCCCAGCAGCGCGGCTACGCTGTGCTGCCGGTGAATTACCGGGGGGCGACGGGCTTCGGCACGCAATTCATCTCGGCCGGCGACCTGCAGTGGGGCCGCACGATGCATGACGACCTGCTTGACGCGGTGCAATGGGCCGTGACGAGTGACGTGACCTCGGCCGACAAGGCGGCCATCATGGGTGGCTCGCATGGCGGCTACGCCACCCTGGCCGGCATGGCATTCACGCCGACGACCTTTGCCTGTGGCGTCGACATCGTCGGCCCGTCGAACCTGTTTACCCTGCTGAAACCATCCCGCCTTACTGGGAAGCGGGCAAGCAGCAGTTTTACAAGCGCATGGGCGACCCGGCCACGGAAGAAGGCAAGGCGCTGCTGA
- a CDS encoding phospholipase D family protein has product MKKIAIMAIIATMLAPIAEGSSLTIDGVVVGSPSGQTRATTVTFENAFSPDDGAEALVLKVINTSVSTIRLAAYSFNSLKIVEALLNAKKRGVDVKVIVDDRRNQRKNSIKALNLLVNDGIQTKTISVYAMHHDKYIVADDLTVQNGSFNYSKDAATSNSENVVVVWNSPELAKSFMLHWQNRWSKGVDYRYSQE; this is encoded by the coding sequence ATGAAGAAAATCGCGATTATGGCAATTATTGCCACTATGTTAGCCCCCATCGCTGAAGGCTCCTCTCTCACCATCGACGGAGTGGTGGTTGGGTCGCCGTCGGGTCAAACCAGAGCGACCACTGTAACATTTGAGAATGCTTTTTCCCCAGATGATGGGGCTGAGGCTTTAGTTCTTAAGGTCATCAATACATCCGTTTCGACAATCAGGCTTGCAGCGTACTCCTTCAATTCACTGAAGATAGTAGAAGCTTTGCTTAACGCGAAGAAACGAGGTGTCGATGTTAAAGTCATAGTTGATGACCGACGAAACCAACGAAAGAACAGCATTAAGGCACTCAATCTGTTAGTTAACGATGGTATCCAAACCAAGACTATTTCAGTTTATGCTATGCATCATGACAAATACATAGTTGCTGATGATTTAACTGTGCAGAATGGAAGCTTCAACTACAGTAAAGATGCCGCCACATCAAATAGTGAAAATGTGGTTGTAGTATGGAACAGTCCAGAATTAGCGAAATCGTTCATGCTCCACTGGCAAAACCGATGGTCTAAGGGTGTCGACTACCGATATTCACAAGAATAA
- a CDS encoding TetR/AcrR family transcriptional regulator — MNQVEKKHPDPERANTRRKQVLDAAESCFSRRGFHGASMAEISKAAGMSAGHIYNYFDSKDAIIAAFVMKNMERVTNLMQDLAQREDPLQAVVDNAGEHVLESLDPKTWVMPLEIFAEASRNPAIAEMLHCADIRSRKLFLSIIRDARIKRSLPADEEMLEGRLNAMIAMYQGLPVRAVHNPDMKVEPLIAGFRIVLTALLLGE; from the coding sequence ATGAATCAAGTTGAAAAGAAGCATCCAGACCCCGAGCGCGCCAACACGCGGCGCAAGCAGGTGCTCGATGCGGCCGAAAGCTGTTTCAGCCGCCGCGGCTTCCACGGTGCCAGCATGGCCGAGATATCCAAGGCGGCCGGCATGAGCGCGGGCCACATCTATAATTATTTTGACAGCAAGGATGCGATCATCGCCGCCTTCGTCATGAAGAACATGGAGCGGGTCACCAACCTGATGCAGGACCTGGCGCAGCGCGAGGACCCGCTGCAGGCCGTGGTCGACAATGCTGGCGAGCATGTGCTGGAAAGCCTGGACCCGAAAACCTGGGTGATGCCGCTGGAAATTTTTGCCGAGGCTTCGCGCAATCCCGCCATCGCGGAAATGTTGCACTGTGCGGATATCCGTTCGCGCAAGCTGTTTCTTTCGATCATACGCGATGCGCGCATCAAGCGCAGCCTGCCGGCCGACGAAGAGATGCTGGAAGGGCGCCTGAATGCCATGATCGCCATGTACCAGGGCTTGCCCGTGCGGGCGGTGCACAATCCGGACATGAAGGTCGAACCCTTGATCGCCGGTTTTCGCATCGTCCTGACGGCATTGCTGCTGGGCGAGTAG
- the adeC gene encoding AdeC/AdeK/OprM family multidrug efflux complex outer membrane factor: MKKTLLSMAALALLAGCSLAPTYERPAAPAPTAWPTGPSYKADTAAADAKPVADVAWREFFADARLRQVLELALANNRDLRVSILNIEKARATYGIERAALIPTLSASGGQSATRVPKNASANGEASINRQYTANLGVSAYELDFFGRVRSLSDSALEQYLGTEEARRAQQISLVAEVASTYLNLVADQQRLRVAQDTLTSQQSSYDLAVRRFSAGATSGLDKYDAQTSVESARSDVAVFTSQVALDQNALVLLVGGPVPADLLPQGEFGDVTALADIPSGLPSDVLQRRPDVLAAERTLRAANANIGAARAAFFPRISLTATAGSLSDNLSGLFKAGSGTWSFIPQISLPIFDGGVNRANLDIAKVQREISVAQYEKAIQVAFREVSDALAQRGTIDERLQSQVSLVEASTKSYTIHDARYKQGAESYLSALVAQRALYTAQQSLITARLAKSTNLVTLYKVLGGGWQPEQTAVAAAGSVQ; the protein is encoded by the coding sequence ATGAAAAAAACGCTACTCTCCATGGCGGCACTGGCCTTGCTGGCCGGTTGCAGCCTGGCTCCCACGTATGAGCGTCCGGCAGCGCCGGCGCCCACGGCGTGGCCGACGGGCCCTTCCTACAAGGCCGACACGGCCGCCGCCGACGCCAAGCCGGTGGCGGACGTCGCCTGGCGCGAATTCTTTGCCGATGCGCGCCTGCGCCAGGTACTGGAACTGGCGCTGGCCAACAACCGCGACCTGCGCGTCTCGATCCTGAACATCGAGAAGGCGCGTGCCACCTACGGCATCGAACGCGCCGCCCTGATCCCGACCCTGTCGGCCTCCGGCGGCCAGTCGGCCACACGCGTGCCAAAGAACGCCAGTGCCAACGGCGAAGCGTCCATCAATCGCCAATACACGGCGAACCTGGGCGTATCGGCGTACGAGCTGGACTTCTTTGGCCGCGTGCGCAGCCTGTCCGACAGCGCGCTGGAGCAATACCTGGGCACGGAAGAAGCACGCCGTGCGCAGCAGATCAGCCTGGTGGCCGAAGTGGCCAGCACCTATCTGAACCTGGTGGCCGACCAGCAGCGCCTGCGTGTGGCGCAGGACACGTTGACAAGCCAGCAGTCGTCGTATGACCTGGCCGTGCGCCGCTTCAGTGCCGGCGCCACCTCGGGCCTGGACAAGTACGATGCCCAGACCAGTGTCGAGTCGGCCCGTTCCGACGTGGCTGTGTTCACGAGCCAGGTGGCGCTGGATCAGAACGCGCTGGTCTTGCTGGTGGGCGGCCCCGTGCCGGCCGACCTGCTGCCGCAAGGCGAGTTCGGCGACGTGACGGCGCTGGCGGACATTCCGTCCGGCTTGCCGTCGGACGTGCTGCAACGCCGCCCCGACGTGCTGGCGGCCGAGCGCACCTTGCGCGCTGCCAACGCCAACATCGGCGCGGCGCGCGCGGCCTTCTTCCCGCGCATTTCGCTGACGGCCACGGCCGGTTCGCTGAGCGACAACCTGTCGGGCCTGTTCAAGGCGGGCAGCGGCACGTGGAGTTTCATTCCGCAGATCAGCTTGCCGATCTTCGATGGCGGCGTGAACCGCGCCAACCTCGATATCGCCAAGGTGCAGCGTGAAATTTCTGTGGCGCAATACGAAAAGGCGATCCAGGTCGCCTTCCGTGAAGTGTCCGATGCGCTGGCCCAGCGCGGCACCATCGACGAGCGCCTGCAGTCGCAGGTCTCGCTGGTCGAGGCGTCGACGAAGAGCTACACTATCCATGACGCGCGCTACAAGCAGGGCGCCGAGTCCTACCTGAGCGCCCTGGTGGCGCAGCGCGCGCTGTACACGGCGCAGCAAAGCCTGATCACGGCGCGCCTGGCCAAATCGACCAACCTGGTGACCTTGTACAAGGTACTGGGCGGCGGTTGGCAGCCTGAGCAGACAGCCGTTGCGGCGGCTGGCAGCGTCCAATAA
- a CDS encoding efflux RND transporter permease subunit, with protein sequence MARFFIDRPIFAWVIAIVIMLAGVISILSLPIAQYPSIAPPSISISGSYPGASAKTVEDAVTQVIEQKMKGIDGLRYMASSSDATGGISITLTFTSGTNPDIAQVQVQNKLQLATPLLPTAVTQQGLVVSKATKNFLMVFGFISENGKMDQTDLSDYVAANVVDPLSRVAGVGDVTLFGSQYAMRIWLDPAKLQSFNLTPADVITAVQAQNAEVSAGELGGTPSVKGQQLNATVSAQSRLQTAEQFGAILLKTTTNGAMVYLKDVASMELGRENYNTVARYNGHAATGVAIKLATGANALDTANAAKAMLGNLSKQFPEGMSYQVAFDTTPFVKLSIEEVVKTLVEAVILVFLVMYLFLQNFRATLIPTMAVPVVLLGTFGILNAFGYSINTLTMFAMVLAIGLLVDDAIVVVENVERVMSEEGLSPLEATRKSMTQITGALVGIAMVLSAVFVPMAFFGGSTGVIYRQFSITIVSSMVLSVVVALVFTPALCATLLKPVEKGHHATNKGFFGWFNRSFDSSSNKYQGLVGSMIRHRGRSMLLYVILLAGLVFVFMRLPTSFLPEEDQGILFTQIQLPTGATQERTLKVIEQVEDHFMNSEKDNVASVFAVAGFSFGGNGQNTGIAFVRLKDWSLRKDVAQKAPAVAGRAMGKLLQIKDAMVFTFAPPAVLELGNATGFDMQLQDIGGVGHDALMAARNQLLGMASQNPAMVGVRPNGQEDTPQYKIDIDQQKATALGLQISEINRVLSVGWGSSYVNDFLDRGRVKKVFMQGNAESRMLPEDLNKWFVRNTAGQMVPFSAFATGKWIYASPRLERYNGLPSVEILGTPAPGQSTGAAMNAMEAMVAQLPPGIGFSWTGVSLEERESGSQTPQLYALSLLIVFLCLAALYESWSIPFSVLLVVPLGVIGAVLGTWMFGLSNDVYFQVGLLTVVGLSAKNAILIVEFAKEMQESGMSLLDATLHAVRLRLRPILMTSIAFGLGVLPLAISSGAGSGSQNAIGIGVLGGMLTATFLGIFFVPVFFVLVRGFFSKPDAPTTPATPGSPAVTLSKDAH encoded by the coding sequence ATGGCCCGTTTTTTCATTGATCGCCCGATTTTTGCGTGGGTGATCGCGATCGTCATCATGCTTGCCGGCGTGATTTCGATCCTCAGCCTGCCGATCGCGCAGTACCCGAGCATCGCTCCGCCGTCGATTTCGATCAGCGGCTCCTACCCTGGCGCTTCCGCCAAGACCGTGGAAGATGCTGTCACCCAGGTCATCGAACAAAAGATGAAGGGTATCGACGGCTTGCGCTACATGGCCTCGTCGAGCGATGCGACTGGCGGCATCAGCATCACGCTGACGTTTACCAGCGGCACCAATCCCGACATCGCCCAGGTGCAAGTACAGAACAAGCTGCAGCTGGCGACGCCACTGCTGCCGACGGCTGTCACGCAGCAAGGCCTGGTCGTGTCGAAAGCCACGAAGAACTTCCTGATGGTGTTCGGCTTCATTTCCGAAAACGGCAAGATGGACCAGACCGACTTGAGCGACTATGTGGCCGCCAACGTCGTCGATCCGCTGAGCCGTGTTGCCGGCGTGGGCGATGTGACACTGTTCGGTTCGCAGTACGCCATGCGTATCTGGCTCGATCCGGCCAAGCTGCAAAGCTTCAACCTGACCCCGGCGGACGTGATCACGGCCGTGCAGGCGCAGAATGCGGAAGTGTCGGCTGGTGAACTGGGCGGCACGCCGTCCGTCAAGGGCCAGCAGCTGAACGCCACCGTGTCGGCGCAGAGCCGATTGCAAACGGCGGAGCAGTTCGGCGCCATCTTGCTGAAAACGACCACCAACGGTGCCATGGTGTACCTGAAGGACGTGGCCAGCATGGAACTGGGCCGCGAGAACTACAACACCGTGGCCCGCTACAACGGCCATGCGGCCACCGGCGTGGCAATCAAGCTGGCGACCGGCGCGAATGCACTCGATACGGCCAATGCGGCGAAAGCCATGCTGGGCAACCTGAGCAAGCAATTTCCTGAAGGCATGAGCTACCAGGTAGCGTTCGACACCACCCCGTTCGTGAAACTGTCGATCGAAGAAGTGGTCAAGACGCTGGTGGAAGCGGTCATCCTGGTGTTCCTGGTGATGTATCTGTTCCTGCAAAACTTCCGCGCTACCCTGATTCCGACCATGGCCGTGCCGGTCGTGCTGCTGGGTACGTTCGGCATCCTGAACGCGTTTGGCTATTCGATCAACACGCTGACCATGTTCGCCATGGTGCTGGCCATTGGTCTGCTGGTCGATGATGCCATCGTGGTGGTGGAAAACGTCGAACGCGTGATGAGCGAAGAGGGCTTGTCGCCGCTGGAAGCGACGCGCAAGTCCATGACGCAGATCACGGGCGCGCTGGTCGGTATCGCCATGGTGCTGTCGGCAGTATTCGTGCCGATGGCCTTCTTCGGCGGTTCGACGGGCGTGATTTACCGCCAGTTCTCGATCACGATCGTGTCGTCGATGGTGCTCTCCGTGGTCGTCGCGCTGGTATTCACGCCAGCCTTGTGCGCCACCCTGCTCAAGCCGGTAGAGAAGGGCCATCACGCCACCAACAAGGGTTTCTTTGGCTGGTTCAACCGCAGCTTCGACAGCAGCAGCAACAAGTACCAGGGCCTGGTCGGCAGCATGATCCGTCACCGCGGCCGTTCGATGCTGTTGTATGTCATCTTGCTGGCCGGCCTGGTATTCGTCTTCATGCGCCTGCCGACCTCCTTCCTGCCGGAAGAAGACCAGGGCATCCTGTTTACGCAGATTCAATTGCCGACGGGCGCCACGCAAGAGCGCACCCTGAAAGTGATCGAGCAGGTCGAAGACCACTTCATGAACAGCGAGAAAGACAACGTCGCTTCCGTGTTTGCCGTCGCCGGTTTCAGCTTCGGCGGTAACGGCCAGAATACGGGTATCGCCTTCGTGCGCCTGAAAGACTGGTCTCTGCGCAAGGACGTGGCGCAGAAAGCGCCGGCCGTGGCCGGCCGCGCCATGGGCAAGTTGTTGCAGATCAAGGATGCGATGGTGTTTACGTTCGCACCGCCTGCCGTGCTGGAACTGGGTAACGCCACGGGTTTCGACATGCAACTGCAGGATATCGGCGGTGTCGGCCATGACGCCCTGATGGCAGCGCGTAACCAGTTGCTGGGCATGGCGTCGCAAAACCCGGCCATGGTGGGCGTGCGCCCGAACGGCCAGGAAGATACGCCGCAGTACAAGATCGACATCGACCAGCAGAAAGCTACCGCGCTGGGCTTGCAGATCTCGGAAATCAACCGCGTGCTGAGCGTGGGCTGGGGTAGTTCGTATGTGAACGACTTCCTTGATCGTGGCCGCGTGAAGAAAGTGTTCATGCAAGGCAATGCCGAATCGCGCATGCTGCCGGAAGACTTGAACAAGTGGTTCGTGCGCAATACCGCAGGCCAGATGGTGCCGTTCTCCGCCTTTGCCACCGGCAAGTGGATTTACGCATCGCCACGCCTGGAACGCTACAACGGCTTGCCGTCAGTAGAGATCCTGGGTACGCCGGCACCGGGCCAGAGCACGGGCGCCGCCATGAACGCCATGGAAGCGATGGTGGCGCAGTTGCCGCCTGGCATAGGCTTCAGCTGGACCGGCGTGTCGCTGGAAGAGCGTGAATCCGGTTCGCAGACGCCGCAGCTATATGCGCTGTCGCTGCTGATCGTCTTCCTGTGCCTGGCTGCGCTGTATGAGAGCTGGTCGATTCCGTTCTCCGTGCTGCTGGTCGTGCCGCTGGGCGTGATCGGTGCCGTGCTCGGTACGTGGATGTTCGGCCTGTCGAACGACGTATACTTCCAGGTGGGCTTGCTCACGGTGGTGGGCCTGTCGGCGAAGAACGCGATTCTGATCGTGGAATTTGCCAAGGAAATGCAGGAATCGGGCATGTCGCTGCTGGACGCGACTTTGCATGCGGTGCGTCTGCGTCTGCGTCCGATTCTGATGACCTCGATTGCCTTCGGCCTCGGTGTGTTGCCACTGGCCATCTCCAGCGGCGCTGGTTCCGGTAGCCAGAACGCCATCGGTATCGGCGTGCTGGGCGGTATGTTGACGGCCACGTTCCTCGGTATCTTCTTCGTGCCGGTGTTCTTCGTGCTGGTGCGCGGCTTCTTCTCGAAGCCGGACGCGCCAACCACGCCGGCGACGCCTGGCTCGCCAGCCGTCACGCTTTCTAAGGATGCGCATTAA
- a CDS encoding efflux RND transporter periplasmic adaptor subunit has protein sequence MQPTFSLTSPRTSGAIAVLCATVIMAGCSKKQEAPHAQQAPQVVVFTVNPAALPMSAELPGRTNAYQVADVRPQVGGLIQKRLFVEGSDVKAGTALYQIDPATYQAAYNSAKAALSKAKANLLTAGPKASRYKELVAIEGVSRQEYDDAVAAFEQAKADVESATAALETANINLKYSTVTAPINGRTSRSTVTAGALVTAGQAEALTTVQQLDPMYVDVTQSSTDLLRLKRQMADGSLKKVGEGQAKVDLILPDGSKYSEAGKLQFSGVTVDPTTGNVILRALFPNPKGELLPGMYVRAQLETGVDEKAITVPQVGVTRNQKGQATALILNKENKVEQRVLTTSGTVGNDWLVTSGLAAGDRVIVEGLQKVKPGAPAVAVPAKAAAAPAAAAAASAAAPAASAH, from the coding sequence ATGCAACCAACCTTTTCCTTGACGTCGCCGCGTACGAGCGGCGCTATTGCCGTTCTGTGCGCCACTGTAATCATGGCCGGCTGCAGTAAAAAACAGGAAGCACCTCACGCGCAGCAAGCGCCACAGGTGGTCGTGTTTACTGTTAATCCGGCCGCGTTGCCGATGAGCGCCGAATTGCCCGGCCGCACGAATGCCTACCAGGTCGCCGATGTGCGTCCGCAAGTCGGTGGCTTGATCCAGAAGCGCCTGTTTGTCGAGGGTAGCGATGTGAAAGCGGGCACGGCCCTGTATCAGATCGATCCGGCCACCTACCAGGCGGCATACAACTCGGCCAAGGCCGCGCTGTCGAAAGCCAAGGCCAACCTGCTGACGGCTGGTCCGAAAGCGTCCCGCTACAAGGAACTGGTCGCCATCGAAGGCGTGAGCCGCCAGGAATACGATGATGCCGTCGCCGCGTTCGAGCAAGCCAAGGCTGACGTCGAGTCGGCCACCGCAGCGCTGGAAACGGCGAACATCAACTTGAAATACAGCACCGTGACGGCACCGATCAACGGCCGTACCAGCCGCTCGACCGTGACGGCCGGCGCGCTGGTCACGGCGGGCCAGGCCGAAGCGCTGACGACCGTGCAGCAACTTGACCCGATGTATGTCGACGTGACCCAGTCGAGCACCGACCTGTTGCGCCTGAAACGCCAGATGGCCGACGGCTCGCTGAAGAAAGTGGGCGAAGGCCAGGCCAAGGTCGACCTGATCCTGCCGGACGGCAGCAAGTACAGCGAAGCGGGCAAGCTGCAGTTCTCCGGCGTGACGGTCGATCCGACCACCGGCAACGTGATCTTGCGCGCACTGTTCCCGAACCCGAAAGGCGAATTGCTGCCAGGCATGTACGTACGTGCGCAGCTGGAAACGGGCGTGGATGAAAAAGCCATTACCGTGCCGCAAGTGGGCGTGACGCGTAACCAGAAGGGCCAGGCCACCGCCTTGATCCTGAACAAGGAAAACAAGGTCGAGCAGCGCGTGCTGACCACCAGCGGCACGGTCGGCAACGACTGGCTGGTGACGTCCGGTCTGGCCGCTGGCGACCGCGTGATCGTGGAAGGCTTGCAAAAAGTCAAGCCAGGTGCCCCAGCCGTCGCCGTACCGGCCAAGGCCGCTGCTGCACCTGCCGCTGCCGCTGCCGCTTCTGCCGCCGCACCGGCTGCCAGCGCCCACTAA